The DNA sequence GTTCGCCCCGCCCGAAGGAGAACGCAACGGGAGACGAAACAACGCCGCCCGATGCGAAGGCCGTGACGCCGGGACGCCCGGGTACCCCGCCCATGGCGAAGGGCGCCGCCCCCGCCAGCAACTGGCCGAAGACCGATCCGATCGCATTCTCGAGGGGGCGAAATGCCGCCTTGAGGGCGAGGTCCGAAAGACTGAGAGCAAGGCGACGCAGACGATCCTCCAGGGACTGCCCCTTGACCGCGACATCGACGAAGGCGCGTGACATGTGCTGGGCGAAGCTCTGACCGAGCCGGGACATGTCGGCCAGCGCGCGCTGCGCCGCGGCGGTATCGACCTCGACAGAAAAACGCAGATCGTCCGAGAATTCGTCCATACTCGCGCCCTCCTCAATTGTCCGGATAACGCGCCATGAGCGCGAGAAGGTCGGCTCTCAATGGAGCTCCCGCGACATCGAAGCGCCCCTCGAGGCCGCGGATGGCGGCATCGAGTTCGATCGGGGTCATGGACCAGAATTCGCGGGGCGAAAGCCGAAGAACGCCGAGTCCCAGGGCCATCGCGTCGTCCCAGGGAAAGAGCCTGGTGCGAGCCAGCGCACCCCACTGTCGCGTGCAACCGCTCATGAGTTGGAGCCCGACGGAAAGGCGCCAGCCAGGAGGCGGGCGACGATGGCGACGTAACCGGCCACACCATCGGGGCAGTCGAGCCGGGCAACATCCCCGTCGGATATCTCCTCACCGGCGCCGCGCAATCCAGCCCCGATGATGGAGATCGCATCGCGGGCGGCAAGTCGTCCGCCCGCCAGTCGCTCGGCGAGGGCCGAGAGGTCGGTGGCGCCAAGCCCCGATTCGAGTTCCGCCAGCGCGCCAAGGGTGAGAACGAGGCGACGCTCCCGGCCGCCCAGAACCGCGGATATCTCTCCGCGTCGTGCGTTCGCCATGGTCACTTCCTCATGCCGCCGTGAATGTCAGTTGGCCCGCGCTCTCCAGGGAGATTTCGAAGGTCAACTCGGCATCGTGATTGCCAGCCAGTTCGAGAGCGGTTATCTGGAAGGGGCCGCTCATCGTCCCGAAGTCGGGGATCACGATCTG is a window from the Hyphomicrobiales bacterium genome containing:
- a CDS encoding phage tail tape measure protein, with the protein product MDEFSDDLRFSVEVDTAAAQRALADMSRLGQSFAQHMSRAFVDVAVKGQSLEDRLRRLALSLSDLALKAAFRPLENAIGSVFGQLLAGAAPFAMGGVPGRPGVTAFASGGVVSSPVAFSFGRGELGIAGERGAEAILPLRRGSDGRLGVAAGSGAGTVVNVSISTPDVEGFRRSEGQLTALLSRAVARGRRNL
- a CDS encoding phage tail assembly chaperone, with translation MSGCTRQWGALARTRLFPWDDAMALGLGVLRLSPREFWSMTPIELDAAIRGLEGRFDVAGAPLRADLLALMARYPDN
- a CDS encoding gene transfer agent family protein — its product is MANARRGEISAVLGGRERRLVLTLGALAELESGLGATDLSALAERLAGGRLAARDAISIIGAGLRGAGEEISDGDVARLDCPDGVAGYVAIVARLLAGAFPSGSNS